From one Asterias amurensis chromosome 10, ASM3211899v1 genomic stretch:
- the LOC139942619 gene encoding uncharacterized protein has product MDDYKMPRFKKLPKSTVDGRHYMFSLSVSVRSHFTSSIPPSMLTSHSFPLMCTQVIPYPCTIPFPSHSNALREAPSRGSRVPMPKGSGKALANIKPCPKGTGRGNALGLAPPWRSLSLRLSEDGLKQALSMTESSHQCDGSDGRWHTEIKDAIYPEIKTEMKTDMKTVSEATNISSSGSREQRRKVIKQRKLRLNKLTRNKVSNSKAVSKLKAKNQTCCSRSNVLECEVEYHHEKKVSKPNRKKVRRNERKKLLQRHKNGKVVEMRMSKEEKTNHKKAQKNIEIHTRRSLSCVLNNMHSTSLMHTNNRRERKSSCKTNVKSIKPNKRGRPLKAKETISRARNDWKTKETRLCWMCDHKTGPKEKVVACDSCSILYHVHCMGFSKVQFSIVNKPVSWLCRKCGRCNYTESLMYDFGIPADQNIFEIPVLDGFIEEVAVMLHADGVPYVEDLNVEEVVEAVWFKMERVLS; this is encoded by the exons ATGGATGACTAC aagATGCCACGATTCAAGAAGTTGCCGAAGTCGACGGTGGATGGTCGGCATTATATGTTTTCCCTGTCTGTTTCTGTTCGGTCTCATTTCACTAGTAGCATCCCTCCCTCCATGTTGACATCTCattccttccctttaatgtgtaCCCAGGTCATCCCTTACCCATGCACCATTCCATTCCCTTCTCATTCAAATGCCTTGAGAGAAGCACCCTCTCGGGGAAGTCGGGTACCCATGCCTAAAGGATCTGGCAAGGCCCTGGCGAACATAAAGCCCTGTCCTAAAGGAACTGGACGTGGGAATGCTCTGGGGTTGGCACCTCCCTGGAGAAGTCTGTCTTTAAGGCTGTCCGAAGATGGTCTGAAGCAGGCGTTGTCGATGACCGAGTCGTCACACCAATGTGATGGCAGTGATGGCCGTTGGCATACTGAAATCAAAGATGCAATATACCCTGAAATTAAAACTGAAATGAAAACTGATATGAAAACTGTAAGCGAAGCGACAAATATTTCCAGCAGTGGTAGTCGTGAGCAGAGGCGAAAAGTGATCAAGCAGAGGAAGTTGAGATTGAACAAGCTGACCAGAAACAAAGTGAGTAATTCTAAGGCAGTGAGTAAGTTGAAGGCAAAGAATCAAACATGTTGTAGCAGGAGTAATGTTCTAGAATGCGAGGTAGAGTATCATCATGAGAAGAAGGTATCAAAACCAAATAGAAAGAAGGTCAGAAGAAATGAACGGAAGAAGTTACTGCAAAGGCATAAGAATGGTAAGGTGGTGGAAATGCGTATGAGCAAAGAAGAGAAAACGAATCATAAGAAGGCACAGAAGAATATTGAAATCCATACAAGAAGGAGTTTGAGTTGTGTTCTGAACAACATGCATTCAACTTCATTAATGCATACAAACAATCGCAGAGAGAGAAAGAGCTCATGTAAGACAAATGTAAAGTCCATTAAGCCGAATAAAAGAGGAAGGCCATTGAAAGCAAAGGAAACCATTAGCAGAGCCAGAAATGATTGGAAGACAAAAGAAACAAGACTCTGTTGGATGTGCGATCACAAAACTGGTCCAAAGGAAAAGGTCGTAGCATGTGATAGTTGTAGTATATTGTATCACGTCCATTGTATGGGATTTTCCAAGGTGCAGTTTTCTATAGTGAATAAGCCGGTGTCATGGTTGTGTCGCAAATGTGGACGATGTAATTACACTGAATCTTTGATGTATGATTTTGGAATTCCTGCAGATCAGAACATATTTGAAATTCCAGTGCTTGATGGTTTCATTGAAGAAGTTGCAGTTATGTTGCATGCTGATGGAGTTCCGTATGTTGAAGATTTAAATGTTGAAG